The following DNA comes from Glaciihabitans arcticus.
GGAAGCGACCGACTACGGCTTCATGTACCAGCGCGGCGTGACCGACCCCGACGGCAACATCCTCGACTTCGGCTGGATGGACCCGGTGGCCGCAGCGCAGGGGCCCGAGGCCCTCGCGAACCAGCAGGACTAGGTGGCCGCCCGCGACTACGGGCAGTACGGCGGGATCACCCGAGCCCTCGAGCTCGTGGGGGAGCGCTGGTCGCTGCTCATCGTGCGCGACCTGCTGGTCGGGCCGCGCCGTTACGGCGAGCTCGCCGGCGGGCTGGCGCGCATCCCGAGCAACATTCTCGCGGCGAGACTCAAGGACCTGCAGTCCGCGGGCGTCATCCGGCGGGTGCCGCACTCCCGCGTGATCGTTTACGAGCTCACGCCCTACGGTCGGGAGCTCGAGCCGGCCGTGCTCGCGCTGGGCGCCTGGGGATTCAAGGCCCTCGGCGACGCGCGCGAGGAGCAGGTCATCACGCCGGACTCGATGACCATGGACCTGCGCACCGCGTTCCGGTCGAACGTCGCGGCATCGTTGCCGTCCACCGCGTACGCGGCGCGAATCGGGGACGCCGAACTGTTCATCCGGGTCGACGGTCCCAGCCTCGAAGTCTCACGCGGCGACGGGCCGTCCGACCTGACCTTCGCCGCGGGGCCGGACATCCGCCGACTCATCTCGGGCGAGCTCGCCCCCGAGCACGCGATCGCGACCGGTGTGGTCGAGGTGCTCGGCGGTCGCGGCGCGCTGCTCGAGCGGTTCGCGAGCACCTTCCACCTGGCTGCCTAGGCCCACGCGGCCCGTCGCACGTCGTTCGCAAGGGTGACCGGCGAGGCGTCCGACGCATCCAGTACGAGGTCGTCGAGGGCCTCCTCCTCGAGGATCTTCGCCAGTTCCCCGGCCCGTGTGAGGTGCCACGTCATACCGTCGGGATCGTCGGCGTGTCGGCGGCGGATGCGCGCTTCCAGGACGTCGGGTCGGGCGACGAGGCGGCAGACGAACACACCAGTCGATCGCAGGGCAGCAACGTAGCGCCGTACCTCGTCTGCTTCCTCGATCACGCCGGCGACGATGAAACGCTCGGCGCCAGCCCGCCGGTAGTTCACCGCGATAGCCGCGAGATTCTCGAGCTCGAGTTCGTGGCGAAACGGGTCGTCGGGTGGCGCCGGATACAGACGCCGGATCGCGTCGAGGTCGATGATCGCGTGCGGTTCGGTCTCGAGCTCGCTCAGGGCCTCGGCGAGCGTGGTCTTGCCCACGCCGACCGTGCCGTTGATGAAGATGGTGTCCACGCGTCAGTTCTAGGCCAGATCTCGAACCGGGGCAACCGGGCTGAGCGCATCGGTTGCCCGTGAAGCGTCTATGCAGCGGCGAGGTCGGGCTGAGGCAGTCGTCCGCCTCGGCGCGGGGTGCGGGTGGCGTCGATGGAGGAGGGTGGCACGAACCAGGGCACGTTGTTTTCGACGGATACTGTCCAGCCGAGGTCGTGGATGGTGTGGTGGTGCCTGGAGCAGAGCATGACTCCGTTGCTGAGGTCGGTGGGTCCGCCGTCGGCCATCCACCATTTCATGTGGTGTGCTTCGGTGTAGCTCGGTGGTCGGCAGCAGCCGGGCCACCCGCAGCCTCCGTCGCGGTCGATGAGGGCGAGTTTCTGGGTTGTGGAGAAGAGCCGGCGGGAGAGCCCGAAGTCGAGGATCGCGCTGTTCGCGCCGAGTACCGCCGGGATGATGTTGGCGTCGGCTGCCATGACTCGGGCCACGGCGGCGGGGATGCTGTAGTCGCAGCCGTCGATGCTTGCGAGTCCGATGCCGGTCTGCAGCGATTCGAGCGACACGCGTACGACGACGGTGGTGGAGGGCAGCGGCACCTTCCGGTTGTCGCAGGCGATTCCGTGCCGGGCGAGGTCGACGATTGCATCGGCGGCGAGCTGGGCGAGGGGGAGCGCCGGGGTCTCGTCGGCGGGGGTGGCGGGAGCCGTGACATCCCGATCTTCGAACTGCGGCTTGCGGATGGCGGCACCCACGGCGGCATCGATGACCGCATCGACGTAGGCAGCGTTGACCGGGTCGAGTTCCATGACGTAGCGCTTCATGCCGGTGGCGAGTTGCGTGCGACGCAGGAAACGCTGGGCCGGGAGTTCTTCGGGAAGCACACCGTCGGGGTCGAGCGCATCACACCACCGCGCGGCAAGCTTGCGCACCATGTCGGCCGAGTTGTCGGTGGCGAACTCCACGAGCGCTGCCTCGGCGACCTCGAGGTCGTCGATTGCCGCTCGACTCGATACCGAGGAGAGAGCGCCCACAATGAATGAGGCCGCATCGAGGGAGATGTCGCCGAGCGCCGCGCCGACCGTGGGGAACGCTGCCGGGATCTCGCCGCCCAGCAACGACAGGCGCGGCTGCGTCGCCGCACCCAATCGGCAGAGCTGCCCGGCCGAGGACTGCGAGATGCGCCCGAGCTGGGCCACGAACGCCGCAGCACTCGTGCAGCCGTGCCTGCCGGCGAGACCGTCGGAGGCCTGCGACCGCGCAGACAGTTCGCCCGCGAGTTCGACGAGCCGGGCATCCACCTGCCGACGCAGCGCAAAGGCCTGCTCGAACTCGGCGAGGAGTTCGGCGTCGGTGAGGGTGGCTGAAGACATACCCCAATAATATCACCGGAGATGCAATACAGGCCCTGACCAGCATAATTTGTGAATAAGTCGCGCAGACGAAGGCTGTGGAGGAGAAGACACGCCACGCCCCTCCGAGCGTCGCGCAAAGCGGCCTAGTTCAGTCGGGCCAGTTTCGCGCGGGCGACGCTGTACGCACCGTAGGCGATGAAGCCGAGCCCGACCAGCGCGAGCAGTACCTGGCCGAACGGCAGGGCGGCGAGCGCCTTGAGTGCTCCGTCGAGACCGGTCGCCTTCTCCGGGTCGACCGTGAACGCGGCCACGATGAACAGCACGCCGACGATGAACAGTGCGATTCCCCGGGCGATGTAGCCGAACATCCCGAGCACACGAACGCCCTTGCCGGCCGTGCCGCCGGGCATCACGAGGTCCTCCTCGAAGCCCTTCGTTGCGCCCTTGTGCACCATGTAGGCACCGATTCCGCAGAACACCAGCCCGATCAGAACGATGAGGATGATGCCCCCGGGCGAGGCCATGAGCGTCGCGGTGAACGACGTCGACTGCTCTGAGCTGTCGCTGCCACCTCCGGTTGCGAAACTCACGGCGGCTGCGGCCAGGGCGAGGTAGGCGATTCCCTTGCCCGCGGAGACGACGATGGCTGCGACGCGCTTTTTCGTGTCCTGCTCGGTGACGAAGAAGGCCGCGATGAGATACCAGAGGCCGAGGGCGCCGAGCGCGACGGCCATCACCCAGAGCGCGACGAGTCCGCCGGGGTTGGACGCGATAGCCCCAAAGGCCCCCGACTGGTCGGCGCTGCCTCCGCCGCTGACCGCGATGCCGATCGCGATGATGCCGATCACGGCGTTCACCGCGCCGTTCACGGCGAAGCCGGCGCGTGCCGCGACGTTCAGTGCTGTGCTGTTGCGGGACGAGCGGGCGGCATTCTTCATGGTTGGGCTCATGTCGCCAGACTACGGGCGGCATCCCGAATGGGGAGCCCCTTGCGCGCGTCCATCCGGGTCGGTAGGCACCACGGATGTGTACAACGTCCACATGCACGCGCTACCGTCATGCCATGACAAAGCTCCGCGCCCACAACATCGCCATCTCCCTCGACGGTTTCGCGACCGGCGAGGACCGCACCTTCGAGGCGCCGTTCGGTCACGCCGGCCAGCGACTGATGCACTGGTTCTTCCCGACGCGAACCTTCGTGAGCGGGTCCGGCCACGAAGACGAAGCCGTCGGCGCTGGCACTACCGGGCTCGACGACGACTTCGCGAAGGCGACCAACGTCGGCATCGGCGCCGAGATCATGGGCCGCGGCAAGTTCGGTCCGCAGGAGGGCCCGTGGGAGGACGAGTCCTGGCGTGGCTGGTGGGGCGAGGAGCCGCCGTTCCACAGCCCGGTCGTCGTGCTCACTCACCACTCCCGGCCCGACCTGCTCGTCGGCGAAACGACCTTCCTGTTCCGGGATGCGTCACCCCGCGAGGCGCTGACTCTCGCGTCGGAGCAGGCCGGCGGACTCGACGTTCGACTCGGTGGCGGCCCGACCGTGATCCGCGAGTTCCTCGAAGCGGACCTCGTCGACTACCTGCACGTTGTGGTGTCGCCCGTCATCCTCGGCCGCGGCGTTCGCCTGTGGGATGGGCAGGAGGGTCTCGAGGAGCGGTTCGACATCACCACGACGTCGTCACCGTCCGGTGTCGCGCACATCGAGTTCACCCGAAAGCTGGCAGCGCCCTGAATTAGTTGACACCGGTCATCTATCGACATATAGTTGACGTAAATCAACTTTGTCATTGTAGGGATTCCTGTGTCTTCTTCTGTACCCCAGACCGATGAGAAGCGCCGCCAGCGCGAGATCCTCCTCGCTCTGTCCGGCCTTGTTATGGGCATGTTCGTCGCGGTGCTCTCCGGCACCGTCGTCTCCACCTCGCTGCCGCGCATCATCGCGGACCTTGGCGGAGACCAGGCCGGCTACACCTGGGTCATCACCGCGAGCCTGCTCGCTACCGCCGTCTCCACCCCGATCTGGGGAAAGTTGAGCGACCTGCTCGACCGCAAGCTGCTGCTGCAACTCTCGCTCGGCATCTTCGTCCTCGCGACGGCCGTCGCCGGATTCGCGCAGGACACCGCCACCCTCATCGCCCTCCGCGTGGTGCAGGGCATCGGTGTCGGTGGTCTCACATCCCTCGTCTTCGTCGCAGTCGCCCTCATCATCAGCCCGCGCGAGCGCGGCAAGTACATGGGGATCGTCGGCGGCGTGATGGCCGTCGCCACCATCGGCGGACCGCTGCTCGGTGGTGTCATCACCGACGCATTCGGCTGGCGCGCCAACTTCTTCATCGGCGTACCCTTCGCCGTTTTGGCGCTGATCATCATCCAGCGCACACTGCACCTGCCGCGCAGCTACCGTAAGGTGCGCATCGACTACCTCGGTGCCGCGCTGCTCGCCCTCGGAGTCTCGCTCCTGCTCATCTGGGTCTCCATGGGTGGCACCCAGTTCGAGTGGGACTCGATGATGAGCTACCTGCTGATCGGCGTCTCGGTCGTCTCGCTGCTCGCCTTCGTTCTCGTGGAGTTCATGGTGGCCGAGCCGATCGTGCCGATGTCGCTGTTCAAGAACCGCACTTTCACGCTCTCGGTCATCGCGAGCATCGCGGTCGGTGTGGCGATGTTCGCCACGAGTGTGTTCCTCGCGCAGTACTTCCAGCTCGCTCGCGGCGCCAACCCGACCCAGTCCGGACTGATGACGATCCCGATGGTCATCGGCCAGATGGGTGCCTCGATCCTGATCGGCCAGTTCATCAGCCGGTTCGGCGCGTGGAAGCGCTGGATGGTGCTCGGCTCCGTCATGATCCTCGCCGGCGTGAGCCTTATGGCGACGCTTGCCTACGACACCGACTTCCTGCTGGTCTCGGCGTACATGGTGCTTCTCGGTGCCGGCCTCGGCATGGTCATGCAGAACCTCACCCTTGTCGTGCAGAACGACACTCCGCCCGAGCAGCTCGGAGCCGCGAGTTCCAATGTGAGCTTCTTCCGCTCGGTGGCCGGTGCGATCGGTGTGACGGTGATGGGATCGATCCTGGCCAGCCAGGTCACCACCCACATCACCTCGTCGCTGAAGGACTTCGTTCCCTCCTCGCCCGCCGAGGTCACCGCGCTCAAGGAGCTCGCGACGGGAACGCTTCCCAACGTGAGCTCGCTGCCCGACGCAGTGCGCGTGATCGTCGAATCCGCCTACGGTGCGGGCATCGCCGACGCGTTCCTCGTCGCCGTTCCGCTCGCGCTGGTCAGCCTCATCGCGGTCATCTTCCTGCCCAACAAGCCGCTCTCCACCAAGACGGCGGCGCAGACCATCACCGAGAGCGCCGAGTCGTCGGCCATCGACCAGGCCGAGGCGGAGGTCGGG
Coding sequences within:
- a CDS encoding DUF1206 domain-containing protein, with product MSPTMKNAARSSRNSTALNVAARAGFAVNGAVNAVIGIIAIGIAVSGGGSADQSGAFGAIASNPGGLVALWVMAVALGALGLWYLIAAFFVTEQDTKKRVAAIVVSAGKGIAYLALAAAAVSFATGGGSDSSEQSTSFTATLMASPGGIILIVLIGLVFCGIGAYMVHKGATKGFEEDLVMPGGTAGKGVRVLGMFGYIARGIALFIVGVLFIVAAFTVDPEKATGLDGALKALAALPFGQVLLALVGLGFIAYGAYSVARAKLARLN
- a CDS encoding HNH endonuclease signature motif containing protein, whose product is MSSATLTDAELLAEFEQAFALRRQVDARLVELAGELSARSQASDGLAGRHGCTSAAAFVAQLGRISQSSAGQLCRLGAATQPRLSLLGGEIPAAFPTVGAALGDISLDAASFIVGALSSVSSRAAIDDLEVAEAALVEFATDNSADMVRKLAARWCDALDPDGVLPEELPAQRFLRRTQLATGMKRYVMELDPVNAAYVDAVIDAAVGAAIRKPQFEDRDVTAPATPADETPALPLAQLAADAIVDLARHGIACDNRKVPLPSTTVVVRVSLESLQTGIGLASIDGCDYSIPAAVARVMAADANIIPAVLGANSAILDFGLSRRLFSTTQKLALIDRDGGCGWPGCCRPPSYTEAHHMKWWMADGGPTDLSNGVMLCSRHHHTIHDLGWTVSVENNVPWFVPPSSIDATRTPRRGGRLPQPDLAAA
- a CDS encoding AAA family ATPase encodes the protein MDTIFINGTVGVGKTTLAEALSELETEPHAIIDLDAIRRLYPAPPDDPFRHELELENLAAIAVNYRRAGAERFIVAGVIEEADEVRRYVAALRSTGVFVCRLVARPDVLEARIRRRHADDPDGMTWHLTRAGELAKILEEEALDDLVLDASDASPVTLANDVRRAAWA
- a CDS encoding winged helix-turn-helix transcriptional regulator codes for the protein MAARDYGQYGGITRALELVGERWSLLIVRDLLVGPRRYGELAGGLARIPSNILAARLKDLQSAGVIRRVPHSRVIVYELTPYGRELEPAVLALGAWGFKALGDAREEQVITPDSMTMDLRTAFRSNVAASLPSTAYAARIGDAELFIRVDGPSLEVSRGDGPSDLTFAAGPDIRRLISGELAPEHAIATGVVEVLGGRGALLERFASTFHLAA
- a CDS encoding DHA2 family efflux MFS transporter permease subunit yields the protein MSSSVPQTDEKRRQREILLALSGLVMGMFVAVLSGTVVSTSLPRIIADLGGDQAGYTWVITASLLATAVSTPIWGKLSDLLDRKLLLQLSLGIFVLATAVAGFAQDTATLIALRVVQGIGVGGLTSLVFVAVALIISPRERGKYMGIVGGVMAVATIGGPLLGGVITDAFGWRANFFIGVPFAVLALIIIQRTLHLPRSYRKVRIDYLGAALLALGVSLLLIWVSMGGTQFEWDSMMSYLLIGVSVVSLLAFVLVEFMVAEPIVPMSLFKNRTFTLSVIASIAVGVAMFATSVFLAQYFQLARGANPTQSGLMTIPMVIGQMGASILIGQFISRFGAWKRWMVLGSVMILAGVSLMATLAYDTDFLLVSAYMVLLGAGLGMVMQNLTLVVQNDTPPEQLGAASSNVSFFRSVAGAIGVTVMGSILASQVTTHITSSLKDFVPSSPAEVTALKELATGTLPNVSSLPDAVRVIVESAYGAGIADAFLVAVPLALVSLIAVIFLPNKPLSTKTAAQTITESAESSAIDQAEAEVGATTTGTITLVNADGTERVTSASGR
- a CDS encoding dihydrofolate reductase family protein yields the protein MTKLRAHNIAISLDGFATGEDRTFEAPFGHAGQRLMHWFFPTRTFVSGSGHEDEAVGAGTTGLDDDFAKATNVGIGAEIMGRGKFGPQEGPWEDESWRGWWGEEPPFHSPVVVLTHHSRPDLLVGETTFLFRDASPREALTLASEQAGGLDVRLGGGPTVIREFLEADLVDYLHVVVSPVILGRGVRLWDGQEGLEERFDITTTSSPSGVAHIEFTRKLAAP